One window of Flavobacteriales bacterium genomic DNA carries:
- a CDS encoding 30S ribosomal protein S20: MANHKSSIKRIRSNEAKRERNRYNGRTTRNAIRDLRNSSDKKEATEMMPKVSALVDKLAKGNVIHKNKAANLKSKLAAHIANL, translated from the coding sequence ATGGCGAATCACAAATCATCGATTAAAAGAATTAGATCTAACGAAGCTAAACGAGAAAGAAATCGTTACAACGGAAGAACTACTCGTAATGCGATTAGAGATCTAAGAAATTCAAGCGATAAAAAGGAAGCAACTGAAATGATGCCGAAGGTAAGTGCATTAGTAGATAAGCTTGCAAAAGGTAATGTGATACATAAAAATAAGGCTGCAAACCTAAAGTCAAAGTTGGCTGCGCATATAGCAAATCTTTAA